In the genome of Candidatus Saccharimonadales bacterium, one region contains:
- a CDS encoding DUF3048 domain-containing protein: protein MQGDFKQRKVAAPKAAETPQSSLVKSAKIDPAPPTADDIDDTIVLDDNNAEPSKTPTSNSEGNLFTRPFIRLSAWWKTLNRNVRFGVIGAGIILFCVIALAIYFFASPGSNPSFTLHKGKKTPAINTVASPLTGVQVAPDLAKRPVTGIMIENSTDARPQSGLQDAGVVYEAVAEAGITRFLALFQDARPQYIGPVRSLRPYFIDYAAPYQASIVHVGGSPDALSEVENGNYRNLDQFFNGDYFTRISARAAPHNVYTGFDLLDKLNQSKGYTSSTFTSWPRKKDSRPKTPTTTSIDLAISSEAYHVHYDYDAGSNSYLRSEGGAPHVDLVSASDAAGVQLKPKVVIALVVPLGQGALDASGAYYSNYQTYGSGIAYVFQDGGVTQGTWTKDGTTGPLQFTDENGHALNLNAGQTWVTLVSDTSQVSYK from the coding sequence ATGCAGGGGGATTTTAAACAGCGAAAAGTCGCAGCGCCTAAAGCTGCCGAGACGCCTCAGTCGTCATTGGTTAAGTCGGCCAAGATAGATCCAGCGCCGCCCACAGCTGACGACATAGACGATACTATTGTCTTAGACGACAACAACGCCGAGCCGTCAAAAACACCAACCTCAAACTCGGAAGGTAACTTATTCACTCGTCCATTTATTAGATTGTCGGCCTGGTGGAAGACTCTAAACCGCAACGTTCGTTTTGGCGTTATTGGCGCGGGCATAATTCTGTTTTGCGTGATAGCCTTGGCTATTTACTTCTTTGCAAGTCCAGGCAGTAACCCCAGCTTTACCTTGCACAAGGGCAAAAAGACGCCAGCCATCAACACAGTGGCCTCGCCTCTTACTGGCGTGCAAGTAGCACCAGATCTAGCCAAAAGGCCAGTTACTGGCATCATGATAGAAAACAGCACTGACGCCAGGCCGCAATCCGGCTTACAGGATGCTGGCGTGGTCTACGAAGCTGTTGCCGAAGCCGGCATCACCCGCTTTTTGGCCTTATTCCAAGACGCCAGGCCGCAATACATTGGTCCGGTGCGCTCACTCAGACCGTACTTCATTGACTACGCCGCACCGTATCAGGCTTCAATCGTCCACGTTGGGGGTAGCCCCGATGCCTTGAGCGAAGTAGAAAACGGCAATTATCGCAATCTAGACCAGTTCTTTAATGGTGATTACTTCACAAGAATATCTGCGCGGGCAGCCCCGCATAACGTTTATACTGGATTTGATTTGCTAGACAAACTCAACCAGTCCAAAGGCTACACTTCAAGCACTTTCACTTCGTGGCCCCGCAAAAAAGACTCTAGGCCAAAAACGCCAACTACAACCTCGATTGACCTGGCCATCTCCAGCGAGGCTTATCATGTACACTACGATTACGACGCTGGCTCTAACAGTTATCTGCGCAGCGAGGGCGGGGCACCACACGTGGACTTGGTTAGCGCTAGCGACGCCGCCGGCGTGCAGCTCAAGCCAAAAGTCGTTATAGCCTTGGTGGTTCCGCTTGGCCAAGGAGCCCTGGATGCCTCCGGTGCCTATTATTCTAATTATCAAACCTACGGTAGCGGCATTGCTTATGTATTCCAAGACGGCGGCGTTACGCAAGGCACCTGGACTAAGGACGGCACTACCGGTCCATTGCAGTTCACAGACGAAAACGGCCACGCCTTAAACCTAAACGCCGGCCAAACCTGGGTCACGCTAGTCAGCGACACTAGCCAAGTTAGCTACAAGTAG
- a CDS encoding cupredoxin domain-containing protein, producing the protein MKLTLRISITKQAIITLIILLLAVGGAIAIHDHNKPKPMPPHTAENGNFNAGQRSAEVNIRNMMFTPSQVTVVRGTTVTWTNNDKVSHTVIIDHGDGPQSSNISPGASFSYTFNQAGSYQYHCRTHPSMRGTIVVQ; encoded by the coding sequence ATGAAGTTAACTTTGCGAATCAGCATCACTAAGCAAGCTATTATAACCCTGATAATATTGCTACTAGCGGTGGGTGGAGCAATTGCTATTCACGACCACAATAAACCAAAACCGATGCCGCCACACACTGCCGAGAATGGGAACTTCAACGCCGGCCAGCGATCGGCTGAAGTTAATATCCGCAATATGATGTTCACGCCCTCTCAAGTTACAGTCGTTAGGGGCACTACTGTAACATGGACCAATAACGACAAGGTCTCCCACACCGTAATTATCGACCACGGCGACGGCCCGCAGAGCAGCAATATTTCTCCTGGTGCGAGCTTTAGCTACACCTTCAACCAAGCTGGCTCTTATCAGTACCATTGCCGCACACACCCTTCAATGCGCGGCACAATCGTAGTCCAGTAG
- a CDS encoding ATP-binding protein produces MLFRKLKAAHQRKGGLTVSEQAEKDSRLGSDFILSAIEDGVVLASRDGRVNLFNPGAAVLTGWKAEEAVNSDIYHVLPLIDAKGHPLPAEQHPFAQAIASGKAVRNPSTTLATKSGKTLTISLVVSPILDEKAAPTGNVVGIFRDVTREKEQEEQRNDFISTASHEMRTPLAAIEGYLSLALNPKISQIDPNAQKYIQKAADATKHLGQLFQDLLTSSRAEDGRITSYPVVVEMGEVLTQVVESERFRAKEKSLALNYAVSAPQDVAGGKVIKPLYYCFADPNRLTEVLQNIIDNAVKYTPQGSITVRLTGDGSVIQIQVSDTGIGIPSEDIPHLFQKFYRVDNTATRTIGGTGLGLYICKKILQLYNGSIWVESTLSNGSTFYINLPRLTTEQALNMQKNQAGISSPVA; encoded by the coding sequence GTGTTATTTCGTAAGTTAAAGGCCGCTCATCAGAGAAAAGGCGGCCTAACAGTCAGTGAACAGGCAGAGAAAGACAGCCGCCTAGGCTCTGATTTTATTCTTAGCGCTATCGAAGACGGCGTAGTGCTAGCTAGCCGTGATGGTCGGGTCAACTTATTCAACCCGGGGGCAGCCGTTTTAACGGGCTGGAAAGCTGAGGAGGCTGTGAACTCTGATATTTATCACGTGCTGCCCTTAATAGACGCCAAGGGGCACCCTCTGCCAGCCGAACAGCATCCTTTTGCCCAGGCTATTGCCAGCGGCAAGGCCGTGCGCAACCCCAGCACCACCCTAGCTACCAAAAGTGGAAAAACCTTGACCATTTCACTGGTTGTCTCGCCAATCCTAGACGAGAAGGCCGCACCGACCGGCAACGTAGTAGGTATTTTTCGCGATGTCACCCGCGAAAAAGAGCAGGAAGAACAGCGCAATGATTTTATCAGCACCGCTTCTCACGAAATGCGCACGCCACTGGCTGCCATCGAGGGTTACCTTAGCCTGGCGCTCAATCCAAAGATTAGCCAAATTGACCCAAACGCCCAAAAATACATCCAAAAAGCGGCTGACGCCACCAAGCACTTGGGTCAGCTGTTTCAAGATCTTTTGACCAGCTCCAGGGCTGAGGACGGCCGGATTACCAGCTACCCGGTAGTAGTAGAGATGGGCGAAGTACTTACTCAGGTGGTAGAGAGCGAGCGCTTCCGCGCCAAAGAAAAGAGCCTGGCACTGAATTACGCGGTCAGCGCGCCGCAAGACGTGGCCGGCGGCAAGGTAATAAAGCCTTTGTATTATTGTTTTGCTGATCCAAACCGGCTAACGGAAGTTTTGCAAAATATAATCGATAACGCCGTTAAGTACACCCCTCAAGGTTCCATCACGGTCCGTTTAACAGGTGATGGCAGTGTAATCCAAATCCAGGTCAGCGATACCGGCATTGGCATACCGTCAGAAGATATTCCGCACCTTTTCCAGAAGTTTTACCGTGTCGATAACACAGCTACGCGCACCATCGGCGGAACAGGGCTTGGCCTTTATATCTGCAAGAAAATTCTACAGCTCTATAATGGCAGCATATGGGTAGAAAGCACCCTAAGCAACGGCAGTACTTTTTACATTAACTTGCCCCGGTTAACCACCGAGCAAGCTCTTAATATGCAAAAGAACCAGGCCGGCATATCCAGCCCTGTTGCATAA
- a CDS encoding response regulator — MPKVLLVEDDNNLREIFEMRLQAEGYDTVTAGNGEEGLTVAMQTKPDLIISDVMMPKLSGFEMIENLRATPEGKDAKVIMMTALGQAEDRSRGEKLGVVKYLVKSQATLEDFARVIREVLPPTGASAAPATGQASASSQNSQESESKMPEEPTTPTNPATPAADPAPTPPADPMTPPATGAPDSGVSSDQQSTTDEQNAVQGQINDFVNNAPATDGATPPAADSMTPPAPATTPDPGTAFTPSAPVDNPVSTPGAPDLTAPAATTDVPVVPPATPPADNPPVVPPQTDAPAPAADGSAMPPAGDTSATPPAPGNPTSNAI, encoded by the coding sequence ATGCCAAAAGTACTGCTCGTAGAAGATGACAATAATCTGAGAGAAATCTTCGAGATGCGTTTGCAGGCTGAGGGTTACGACACCGTCACCGCCGGAAACGGCGAAGAGGGTCTAACCGTAGCCATGCAGACCAAGCCCGACCTAATCATCTCAGACGTCATGATGCCCAAATTGTCGGGCTTTGAGATGATCGAGAATCTACGAGCCACCCCAGAGGGTAAAGACGCCAAAGTCATAATGATGACGGCGTTAGGCCAAGCAGAAGACCGGTCTCGCGGCGAAAAACTGGGCGTGGTAAAGTACCTAGTGAAGTCTCAGGCTACGCTTGAAGATTTTGCCCGAGTCATCCGCGAGGTATTGCCGCCAACCGGCGCCAGTGCCGCACCGGCAACAGGACAAGCTAGTGCATCCTCACAAAATAGCCAAGAAAGCGAGAGCAAAATGCCAGAAGAACCAACAACGCCAACTAACCCGGCAACACCAGCCGCTGATCCGGCGCCAACGCCACCAGCGGACCCAATGACCCCGCCAGCAACTGGCGCGCCAGACTCAGGTGTCAGTAGCGATCAGCAAAGCACCACCGACGAGCAAAACGCCGTTCAAGGCCAAATTAATGATTTCGTAAATAACGCTCCGGCCACTGATGGTGCTACTCCCCCTGCCGCCGATAGCATGACCCCGCCAGCGCCAGCCACTACCCCGGATCCAGGCACAGCATTCACGCCAAGTGCGCCAGTAGATAATCCAGTATCTACTCCTGGCGCTCCCGATTTAACGGCTCCAGCTGCAACTACCGATGTACCAGTGGTTCCGCCGGCAACGCCGCCAGCTGATAACCCGCCGGTAGTGCCGCCGCAAACCGACGCGCCGGCACCAGCCGCAGACGGTTCGGCAATGCCGCCAGCAGGCGACACATCAGCAACGCCGCCAGCGCCAGGAAATCCAACAAGCAACGCAATCTAA
- the der gene encoding ribosome biogenesis GTPase Der, translating into MSSQKASIVAIVGRANVGKSSLFNTIIGQREAIVADEPGTTRDSLMAKASWNDKDFWLVDTAGLKTAEDDFELTIQEQISEAAATADMILVVVEADVPPTEEDRRVARMALKSRQPVVLVVNKLDKNKRADLGDWQRLGIKPAFGTSVTQRIGIDDLFDYVTEQLPKGRIHEDDNRIRVGLLGRPNVGKSSLFNALAKKQQAIVADRAGTTRDVNRTVIRYEGREIELMDTAGIRRAGKVERGAEHFSVLRSLAVIEQADVCLLLMDAGELNVQLDQKIAGMIKEAGKGLVLVVAKWDSLDKDAYTHDTLAPQIAANFDFVPWAPLIFTSSVTGQNVTKIFDLIIQISEVRKQRFATAELNNWLRRVVNEHPPAGLKNRSPKLNYIVQEDDNPIPSFKVFGAHTRFLHWSYKRYMERKFRETWPLDGSPLKFWFIEKH; encoded by the coding sequence ATGAGCAGTCAAAAAGCAAGTATTGTCGCAATTGTCGGCCGGGCTAACGTGGGCAAGTCCAGTCTGTTTAACACCATCATTGGCCAGCGGGAAGCGATTGTCGCCGACGAACCCGGCACCACCCGCGATTCTTTAATGGCCAAGGCAAGCTGGAACGATAAAGATTTCTGGTTGGTAGATACAGCCGGCCTCAAAACCGCCGAAGACGATTTTGAGTTAACTATTCAAGAGCAGATCAGCGAAGCCGCTGCCACTGCCGATATGATATTGGTTGTTGTCGAAGCCGATGTGCCGCCGACAGAAGAAGATCGTCGAGTGGCCCGCATGGCTCTAAAAAGCCGCCAGCCGGTCGTTTTGGTAGTCAATAAGCTCGACAAAAATAAACGGGCTGACTTGGGCGACTGGCAGAGACTAGGCATTAAGCCAGCTTTTGGCACCAGTGTCACTCAGCGTATCGGTATTGACGATCTGTTTGATTACGTTACGGAGCAGCTGCCAAAAGGCAGGATTCACGAGGATGATAATCGTATCCGCGTTGGCCTGCTTGGCCGGCCAAACGTTGGCAAGTCATCGTTGTTCAACGCGCTAGCTAAAAAACAGCAAGCGATCGTCGCGGATAGAGCAGGCACTACCCGGGATGTAAACCGCACCGTTATTCGCTATGAAGGTCGGGAAATTGAACTCATGGATACCGCCGGCATACGCCGGGCTGGCAAAGTTGAGCGAGGAGCTGAGCACTTTAGTGTTTTGCGCTCGCTAGCCGTTATAGAGCAGGCGGACGTTTGCCTGCTATTAATGGACGCCGGCGAACTGAACGTACAGCTCGACCAGAAAATCGCCGGCATGATCAAAGAAGCCGGCAAGGGTCTGGTGTTAGTAGTAGCTAAGTGGGACAGTTTAGACAAAGACGCCTACACGCACGATACTCTCGCCCCACAAATTGCCGCCAACTTCGACTTTGTGCCGTGGGCCCCATTGATATTTACCAGCTCCGTTACTGGGCAAAACGTTACCAAGATTTTCGACCTGATAATTCAAATTAGCGAGGTTAGGAAACAACGCTTCGCTACCGCCGAGCTTAACAACTGGCTGCGCCGAGTAGTCAACGAGCATCCGCCAGCCGGCCTTAAAAACCGCTCGCCCAAGCTCAACTACATAGTTCAGGAAGATGATAACCCAATTCCGAGCTTCAAGGTCTTTGGCGCCCACACGCGTTTTTTGCATTGGAGCTACAAGCGCTACATGGAGCGCAAATTCCGCGAGACTTGGCCCCTAGACGGTTCACCGCTTAAATTCTGGTTCATCGAGAAGCATTAA
- a CDS encoding adenylosuccinate synthetase, with product MRNIPRNVDAVIGAQWGDEGKGKIVDALMSNGEYHYVARAAGGPNAGHTIYVDGKVYKFHGLPEGALYPGAESVIGPGAVVDPVKLTAEIKNYRVGPDKLLISNNTHLITPFHVSRDEIREAGRGKQGSTKSGLAYVAADKYEREGIQLETIAEGPEAVSEVIIEKLYGLQQLRRYVGLNEHNPVAEASEWIEAAKELLQYKGDTTIFLNRILDVNGRILASGAQSHWLDINEQPYPWGSSTHTGIGGIVDGLKIPAQSIGSVIGVMKGIKSRVGGGPMATEIYDQKLANRLRQKRGEPGAEYGTTSGRPRRVGYLDLPEVRRSIMANGINSLALTKLDQLPLFGRSMLVAVGYEIDYEEGTHATAVAPNNSKELDRARPAYEEVGLWSQQKNERVRAAKELSELPLEAQKLIRFIEEQLDIDINFIGTGVDRKQIIVR from the coding sequence GTGAGGAACATTCCACGAAACGTTGATGCCGTCATTGGTGCCCAGTGGGGCGATGAAGGCAAGGGCAAGATTGTCGACGCTTTGATGAGTAATGGTGAGTACCACTATGTCGCCAGAGCCGCGGGCGGCCCCAACGCCGGTCATACAATTTATGTAGACGGCAAAGTTTATAAATTTCATGGCTTACCGGAAGGCGCGCTATATCCAGGAGCCGAAAGTGTTATTGGGCCAGGCGCCGTCGTAGATCCAGTTAAACTGACAGCCGAAATAAAAAATTATAGGGTCGGCCCAGACAAGCTGCTCATTAGCAACAATACTCATCTGATCACGCCTTTTCATGTCAGTAGAGACGAAATCAGAGAAGCTGGTCGGGGGAAACAAGGCAGCACTAAAAGCGGCTTGGCCTATGTGGCTGCCGACAAATACGAACGCGAGGGCATTCAGCTTGAAACGATAGCCGAAGGCCCAGAAGCTGTTAGTGAAGTTATTATTGAAAAACTCTACGGCCTTCAGCAACTCAGGCGTTACGTTGGCCTAAACGAACACAACCCAGTCGCGGAAGCCAGCGAGTGGATAGAGGCCGCGAAGGAACTATTGCAGTATAAGGGTGACACTACGATCTTTTTAAACAGAATACTAGATGTTAACGGCAGAATTCTCGCCTCTGGCGCCCAAAGCCACTGGCTAGACATAAACGAACAGCCATACCCTTGGGGATCGTCAACCCATACCGGTATTGGCGGTATAGTTGATGGTCTAAAAATACCCGCTCAATCAATCGGCAGTGTTATAGGCGTGATGAAAGGCATAAAGTCTCGTGTTGGTGGCGGACCTATGGCCACGGAAATATATGACCAAAAATTAGCCAATCGTCTTAGACAAAAACGCGGAGAACCGGGCGCCGAATACGGAACCACTTCGGGCCGACCAAGACGAGTAGGGTATCTTGATCTGCCGGAAGTGAGGCGTTCGATAATGGCCAACGGAATAAACAGCCTGGCCCTGACCAAGCTGGATCAATTACCGCTTTTTGGCCGATCAATGCTAGTAGCCGTCGGTTACGAAATAGACTACGAAGAAGGAACTCACGCTACTGCAGTTGCGCCTAACAACTCTAAGGAGCTTGATAGGGCTCGTCCAGCTTACGAAGAAGTTGGTCTATGGTCACAGCAAAAGAACGAGCGGGTAAGGGCAGCGAAAGAGCTTAGCGAACTGCCGCTGGAGGCTCAAAAATTGATAAGATTTATTGAGGAGCAGTTGGACATTGACATCAACTTCATCGGGACCGGTGTCGACCGGAAACAGATTATTGTAAGATAG
- the pth gene encoding aminoacyl-tRNA hydrolase yields MALFQKKPNVTSNAPLYTLGSNKTVLIIGLGNPGNEYKNTRHNIGFVALDYFADKNNFPAWISKKDLKCELSSTNLGETRVILCKPATFMNNSGWSAQAVQHFYRIYNQSTLVIYDELAIPFGSLRTRVGGIDAGHNGVKSLIQHIGDDFGRLRLGVANEFSGKADTSDFVLGKFTKDEQDRLPQVLREANAIITEFIFNGKLLPETRSVLS; encoded by the coding sequence ATGGCTTTATTTCAAAAAAAACCAAACGTCACCAGTAACGCTCCGCTTTACACTTTGGGGTCTAATAAAACTGTATTAATTATCGGCTTGGGCAATCCAGGGAACGAATACAAAAATACTCGCCATAACATTGGTTTTGTCGCGCTAGATTACTTTGCAGATAAAAACAACTTCCCGGCCTGGATCAGCAAGAAAGATTTAAAATGCGAGCTTAGCTCTACGAATTTGGGTGAAACCCGCGTGATTCTTTGTAAACCGGCGACCTTTATGAATAACAGTGGCTGGTCCGCCCAGGCTGTGCAGCATTTTTATAGGATTTATAATCAAAGCACCCTGGTGATTTACGACGAGCTGGCTATCCCATTTGGCAGCTTGCGCACAAGGGTTGGTGGTATCGACGCCGGCCACAATGGAGTAAAGTCGCTTATTCAGCATATTGGCGATGACTTTGGCCGCTTGCGCCTTGGCGTAGCCAATGAATTTAGCGGCAAAGCCGATACTTCAGATTTTGTGTTGGGAAAATTTACTAAAGACGAGCAGGATCGGCTGCCACAGGTTCTACGCGAAGCCAACGCCATAATCACCGAGTTTATTTTTAATGGAAAACTACTGCCGGAGACTCGTAGCGTTCTAAGTTAG
- the dprA gene encoding DNA-processing protein DprA: protein MKVNSLKRDDPSFPAILKQIHSVPEQLFWLGSTPEEWLQLPRVAVVGSRKVSAYGREVTSQLAKELAKHGVVVISGLALGVDSIAHQAALEVGGQTIAILPAGLDKIYPASHAGLARSIIAHGGALVSEYPLGATPHKQNFIARNRIVSGLVDVLVITEAAAASGSLHTARFALEQGKTVMAVPGNITSPLSEGANNLIKSGAVPVTGVEDVLFALGLEIGQQKIPRLFSGNDQERAVFELITSGITAQEDLAIELSLDGASLATILTMLEINGHIRPAGAGYWLVA from the coding sequence ATGAAAGTCAATAGTCTTAAGCGGGATGACCCCAGTTTTCCGGCTATTCTAAAGCAGATTCATAGCGTTCCAGAACAGCTATTCTGGTTAGGCTCGACCCCTGAAGAATGGCTACAGTTGCCGAGGGTTGCTGTTGTTGGTAGCCGCAAGGTAAGTGCTTACGGCCGAGAAGTTACCAGCCAACTGGCAAAAGAGCTTGCCAAGCATGGCGTTGTAGTTATTAGTGGACTCGCGCTAGGTGTCGATTCGATTGCTCACCAGGCAGCCTTAGAAGTCGGAGGTCAAACAATAGCAATTTTGCCAGCCGGACTGGATAAGATTTACCCCGCTAGTCACGCTGGCTTGGCCCGGAGCATTATCGCCCATGGCGGAGCGTTAGTAAGTGAATACCCCCTTGGCGCAACACCCCATAAGCAAAACTTTATTGCTCGCAACCGAATAGTTAGCGGTCTTGTCGACGTATTAGTCATTACCGAAGCCGCAGCCGCCAGCGGCAGCCTGCACACCGCTCGCTTTGCCCTGGAGCAAGGGAAAACGGTGATGGCCGTACCGGGCAATATCACTAGTCCATTAAGCGAGGGAGCTAATAACTTAATCAAGAGCGGTGCAGTGCCGGTTACTGGCGTCGAAGATGTGTTATTTGCCCTAGGGTTGGAAATCGGGCAACAAAAAATTCCAAGACTATTTAGCGGCAACGATCAAGAAAGAGCGGTATTTGAATTAATCACTAGCGGCATTACCGCTCAAGAAGATTTAGCCATTGAATTATCTCTGGACGGTGCAAGTTTGGCCACTATCTTAACAATGCTGGAAATTAACGGCCATATTCGTCCAGCTGGCGCCGGTTATTGGCTTGTTGCGTAA
- the topA gene encoding type I DNA topoisomerase, with the protein MPKNLVIVESPAKAKTIARFLGSDYEIKSSFGHIRDLPKKGIGVDIDKNFEPTYEVSPDKKKVVSELKKAAHGATVWLASDEDREGEAIAWHIAELLGLDPAKTKRIVFHEITKPAITAAIEKPRTIDMKLVDAQQARRVLDRLVGYELSPVLWKKVRTGLSAGRVQSVAVRLIVEREREIRDFKPESSYKISATFNVDGQELPAELPDKLDGYDTAKKFLEDLLGAKFSVERIEQKPGLRNPGAPFTTSTLQQEAARRLGYSVRQTMSLAQRLYEAGHITYMRTDSTILSGLAINAAKEYITREYGEKYSKVRQFKTKNQSAQEAHEAIRPTDLTKPSRGADAQQKKLYELIWRRTLSSQMAAANVQKTEITINISTRKEKLLATGEIVSFEGFLKVYGGGKEDKLLPAVTEGQSLALKSASGVETFSRPAARYSEASLVKKLEALGIGRPSTYAPTISAIQDRGYIEKADLEGEDRTIQEITLNSGKIEEKTETVKVGADRSKLLPTHLAEVVTDFLMKYFGNIVDYDFTARAEEEFDTIAEGKRQWQEALKDFYTQFHPLVEKSEGASRAEASQARKLGTDPKTKLPVVVRFGRYGPVLQLGDSEDEDQKLRFAPLPNGVRMEDITLEQALPMFQLPREVGKTEQGEVIITDIGRFGPYLKVGSKFTSIKGHDPFSVTEKEARQILSEQEKKARERTIADFGVIKILRGPYGPYVSDGKKNARIPKDTDAEKLSEAEAKNLLDKAPDKPRFRRRSKKA; encoded by the coding sequence ATGCCTAAGAACCTAGTAATAGTAGAAAGTCCAGCTAAAGCCAAAACCATCGCCCGTTTTTTGGGCAGCGATTACGAAATAAAAAGCAGCTTTGGCCACATCCGCGACCTCCCTAAAAAGGGAATCGGTGTTGATATTGATAAAAATTTTGAGCCTACTTATGAGGTTAGTCCAGATAAAAAGAAAGTTGTTAGCGAATTAAAAAAAGCGGCTCACGGCGCAACTGTTTGGCTGGCCAGCGATGAAGACCGCGAAGGTGAAGCCATTGCTTGGCATATTGCCGAACTTCTAGGCTTAGACCCCGCAAAAACCAAACGAATTGTTTTTCACGAGATCACCAAGCCAGCGATTACGGCAGCTATTGAAAAGCCGCGCACTATCGACATGAAGTTGGTTGACGCCCAGCAGGCCAGGCGAGTATTGGACCGCCTGGTGGGCTACGAGCTCAGCCCAGTTTTATGGAAAAAGGTCCGAACTGGCTTATCCGCCGGCCGAGTACAAAGTGTAGCTGTGCGCCTAATCGTGGAACGGGAACGTGAGATTCGTGATTTTAAGCCGGAAAGCAGCTACAAAATTTCGGCAACTTTTAACGTCGACGGCCAAGAATTACCAGCCGAGCTGCCTGATAAATTAGATGGTTACGACACAGCCAAAAAATTCTTAGAAGATTTGCTGGGTGCCAAGTTTAGCGTTGAGCGTATTGAACAGAAACCGGGGCTACGCAATCCCGGCGCGCCATTTACTACCAGTACCTTACAGCAAGAAGCTGCCCGCAGGCTGGGTTATAGCGTGCGCCAGACTATGAGCCTGGCCCAGCGTTTGTACGAGGCTGGCCACATCACCTATATGCGCACCGATAGCACTATTTTGTCAGGCTTGGCCATAAACGCAGCCAAAGAGTACATCACCCGCGAATACGGTGAAAAGTATTCTAAAGTAAGACAATTCAAGACCAAGAATCAGTCCGCTCAAGAAGCCCACGAGGCTATTCGCCCAACAGATTTGACCAAACCGAGCCGCGGAGCCGACGCCCAGCAAAAGAAATTGTATGAACTTATTTGGCGGCGCACATTATCAAGCCAGATGGCAGCCGCCAACGTCCAAAAGACTGAGATTACCATCAATATAAGCACTCGCAAAGAGAAACTTTTAGCCACTGGCGAGATTGTAAGTTTTGAAGGATTTTTGAAGGTTTATGGCGGCGGCAAAGAAGATAAACTACTGCCAGCCGTAACAGAGGGCCAAAGTTTGGCACTTAAAAGCGCCAGTGGTGTCGAGACTTTCAGCCGCCCGGCCGCCCGCTATTCCGAGGCCAGCCTCGTTAAAAAGCTAGAAGCGCTCGGTATTGGCCGCCCAAGCACCTATGCCCCCACAATCAGTGCCATTCAAGACCGTGGCTACATAGAAAAGGCTGATTTAGAGGGCGAGGATAGGACTATTCAGGAAATTACGCTAAATAGCGGCAAGATTGAAGAAAAAACCGAGACAGTGAAAGTTGGCGCCGACCGCAGCAAGCTATTGCCAACCCACTTAGCCGAAGTAGTGACCGACTTTTTAATGAAGTATTTTGGCAATATTGTTGATTATGATTTTACCGCCCGCGCCGAAGAAGAATTCGATACTATTGCTGAGGGCAAGCGCCAATGGCAAGAAGCTTTAAAAGATTTTTACACTCAATTCCATCCATTGGTTGAAAAATCGGAAGGGGCTAGTCGGGCCGAAGCCAGCCAGGCCCGCAAACTTGGAACAGATCCAAAAACCAAACTGCCGGTGGTAGTTCGTTTTGGCCGCTACGGCCCGGTGCTCCAGCTTGGCGACAGCGAAGACGAAGACCAAAAGCTCCGTTTCGCACCATTGCCTAACGGGGTGCGTATGGAAGACATCACCCTAGAACAAGCATTGCCAATGTTTCAATTGCCACGCGAAGTTGGCAAAACAGAGCAAGGAGAAGTGATTATTACTGATATTGGCCGCTTTGGACCATATCTAAAAGTTGGAAGTAAGTTCACGAGCATCAAGGGTCACGATCCTTTTTCGGTAACAGAAAAAGAAGCCCGCCAGATCTTATCCGAACAAGAAAAGAAGGCCAGAGAACGAACCATCGCTGACTTTGGTGTCATAAAGATATTGCGCGGCCCATACGGCCCATACGTAAGTGACGGCAAAAAGAATGCCCGCATACCAAAAGATACTGACGCCGAAAAGCTTAGCGAAGCCGAAGCCAAAAATTTACTGGATAAAGCGCCCGATAAACCTAGGTTTCGTCGCCGTAGCAAAAAAGCATAA